Proteins from a single region of Nerophis ophidion isolate RoL-2023_Sa linkage group LG10, RoL_Noph_v1.0, whole genome shotgun sequence:
- the dysf gene encoding dysferlin isoform X2 translates to MLRVFILCAQHLQTPDDDVSDAYCTVTHEGSKKKTKVIKNNANPVWNEGFEWDLKGVPLDSGAELHCVVKDHEKMGRNRFLGESRLCVRDMLSSPNMAASFTVSLLDTKRNNTGGTLTLQVSYIPPPGSTHVFQSPCLPEVLPHNNPNVELDTVTMISLDTLGEEDTESMIMLEVPEDQGADDGRSMVVVGPQGPQGQESPAAQTPKRSPPSYNTHGRFKKRRKGANSQAKPLSNKSQDIQVRVRVIEARQLPGINVKPVVNVTVAGQSRRTRIRKGNNPVFDETFFLNFFETPSDLFDEAIIIMVCDSRSLRTDAMIGQFKLDVGAVYNEHRHCYLRKWLLLCDPDDLSAGVRGYLKVSLLVLAAGDEPPADKRDCVEEKDDIEGNLLRPAGLSLRGASFTLRVFRAEDLPQMDDAFMDGVKQIFGFDSNRKNLVDPLVEIHFAGKTVCTKVLEKNANPQWHQSLTMPIRFPSMCEKMRIRILDWDRASHNDVIGTTHLCMSKISAPGGELEDDLTPRNVQSGMDDTLGFLPTFGPCFVNLYGSPREFSTFNDPHEALNLGKGEGVAYRGRVLLELTTKLVDKPEPKTEDIVSDNLLVAEKFLRKRKYCLFVAFYSATLLQDVDDAIQFEVSIGNYGNKFDYSCLPLASTTQFSRAVFDGCQYYYLPWGNVKPVVVLSSAWEDIAPRIEALNMLLAILHRLEANLQRVELEVKAGSDMDVLEERVMEMLDQVITDCSQELPSLQDWPCATPLDRSLRHVRTLHLQQILAAALAFKHGPATELSAVMEQAEDWSSRLRNLAEEPQNSLPDIVIWMLQGERRVAYHRIPAHSVLFSERHRGKHCGQLQTVFLKYPQGSSAEAKLPGQLRIKVWFGLAADNKHFNQCTEGKLSVFTETYENQTRLALVGSWGTAGLTCPKFSDVTGRVKLPKESFKPSPGWTWAGDWYISPERTLLFDVDAGHMTFTEEVFENQMRLPGGQWIGMPEGYTDVNGEKAVPKDEVECPPGWVWEEPEWSEDLNRGVDDQGWEYGNTIPPDRRPKSWVPAEKMYHTNRRRRWIRLRRRDQKKMEALRKQHPDEAEREGWEYASLFGWKFHLKPRKTDSFRRRRWRYRMEPLEKTGPAAIFALECSLSSIEDKHDDKFVTTTFGVNRPTISCFFEHGTRYHLRCYLYQARQLLAMDKDSFSDPYAIVSFLHQSQKTVTVRNTLNPTWDQTLIFYEVEIFGDPEATMASPPHVVVELYDQDTYGADEFMGRCVCLPSLTRSPGLAWFPVHLGNKDAGELLAAFELIRREKAAVYHIPGQEADVLTSNHVLNELMFPAFLNENLQQWPDESDLPCLPPQREPNVFMLPQGIKPVLQRTAIEVLAWGVRNLKSFQLASVTSPSLQVECGGTTVQSCVIRNLKKKANFDVNTLFIDVRLPVVELYMPPIVIKVIDNRQFGRKPIVGQCTIRSLERYRCCPEDEDGGRAEADENQGQIPHVVSGDAFITVDDEEPLISHQEEEFIDWWSKFYASTGETRKCGMYLERGLDTLQVYDRELEKVEAFEGLSDFCQTFKLQRGKTQEEGQDPSVVGEFKGMFKIYPLPEDPSAPLPSRQFRKLPPNGVEECLVRVYVIQAQGLQPKDANGMCDPYVRISLGKKTINDHENYIPCTLEPVFGKMFELSCSLPQTKDLRVMLYDHDVLTKDEKIGETVIDLENRFLSKFGAGCGLPMSYSLSGVNQWRDQLTPRQLLSRVCERRNLRKPVYRKDTVHFRGVQYSAVDLEDGHMSRHHLGPVEERLSLHILREMALVPEHVENRALYSPLQPDIEQGRLLMWVDLFPKSLGPPGPPFNITPRKAKTFLLRCIIWNTSDVILDDVSVTGEKMSDIYVKGWLDGHEYNKQKTDVHYRSLDGEAIFNYRFVFPFLYLPAEQLSVVDRKEHFWSLDKAETKLAPKLTIQVWDNDKFSFDDYLGHLVMDLNYMMRPAKSAEKCDLGLLEQPSQQLVSLFEQKTVKGWWPCSREQDGRRILAGKVEMSLEIVTEQEHEERPAGLGRDEPNMNPHLEEPLRPETSFLWFSSPYKTLRFILWRRFKCFIVLFIILFLIFLFLGVFLYSFPNYAAMRMVGPFGPARSAE, encoded by the exons atgttgCGTGTGTTCATTCTGTGTGCACAGCACCTGCAAACACCAGATGATGATGTCAGCGACGCCTACTGCACGGTCACCCATGAAG GCTCTAAGAAGAAGACCAAGGTCATCAAAAATAATGCCAATCCTGTTTGGAATGAG GGGTTCGAATGGGACTTGAAGGGGGTCCCTTTGGACTCGGGGGCTGAGCTGCACTGTGTGGTCAAGGACCACGAGAAAATGGGGAGGAACAG GTTTCTCGGTGAAAGTCGACTTTGTGTCAGAGACATGCTAAGCTCTCCCAACATGGCGGCCTCCTTTACCGTCTCTCTGCTTGACACCAAGAGGAACAACACAGGG GGAACACTCACCTTGCAGGTGTCCTACATCCCTCCTCCAGGGTCAACTCATGTCTTCCAGTCTCCGTGCCTGCCTGAGGTCCTGCCGCACAACAACCCCAATGTGGAGCTAGACACTGTCACAA TGATCTCCCTGGACACTCTGGGCGAGGAAGACACAGAGAGCATGATCATGCTCGAGGTCCCTGAGGACCAAGGTGCGGATGACGGACGCTCCATGGTGGTGGTCGGCCCCCAAGGACCTCAAGGGCAGGAGTCACCTGCTGCCCAGACCCCAAAACGTTCTCCGCCATCCTACAACACTCATGGAAGGTTCAAGAAGAGGAGGAAGGGAGCCAACAGTCAGGCCAAACCTCTTTCCAACAAGTCTCAGGACATTCAG GTTCGTGTGCGAGTCATTGAGGCTCGACAGCTGCCGGGCATCAACGTCAAACCTGTTGTCAATGTGACGGTGGCTGGACAGAGCAGGAGAACACGTATTCGCAAGGGCAACAACCCAGTCTTTGATGAG ACTTTTTTCCTGAACTTCTTCGAGACGCCATCTGACTTGTTTGACGAAGCCATCATCATTATG GTGTGCGACTCGCGCTCCCTTAGGACAGACGCCATGATCGGACAGTTTAAG CTTGATGTGGGCGCTGTCTACAATGAGCACC GACACTGCTACTTAAGAAAATGGCTGCTTCTCTGTGACCCTGACGACCTGTCTGCTGGGGTTAGAGGTTACCTGAAGGTCAGCCTCTTGGTGCTGGCCGCCGGAGACGAGCCACCG GCGGACAAGCGTGATTGTGTGGAGGAGAAGGACGACATTGAAGGAAACCTGCTGCGACCAGCTGGTCTGTCCCTCAGAGGAGCGTCTTTTACCTTGAGAGTTTTCAGAGCTGAGGACCTTCCTCAGA TGGACGATGCCTTCATGGACGGCGTGAAGCAGATTTTTGGCTTTGACAGTAATAGGAAGAACTTGGTGGATCCCTTAGTAGAGATCCACTTTGCTGGCAAAACA GTCTGCACCAAAGTTCTGGAGAAGAATGCCAATCCACAATGGCACCAGAGTCTCACAATGCCAATCAGG TTTCCGTCGATGTGTGAGAAGATGAGGATCAGAATTCTTGACTG GGACCGAGCCAGTCACAACGATGTAATCGGCACAACTCACCTTTGTATGTCCAAGATCTCAGCCCCTGGAGGAGAGCTAGAGG ATGACTTGACTCCCCGCAACGTCCAATCTGGCA TGGATGACACTCTTGGGTTCCTGCCCACATTCGGTCCGTGTTTTGTCAACTTGTACGGAAGTCCCAGAGAGTTTAGCACGTTCAATGACCCACATGAAGCCCTCAACCTGGGAAAA GGGGAGGGCGTGGCTTACAGAGGTCGTGTTTTACTGGAACTGACTACAAAGCTGGTGGACAAGCCGGAGCCTAAAACGGAAGACATCGTGTCAGATAATCTGCTGGTGGCTGAG AAGTTCCTCAGGAAGAGAAAATATTGTCTCTTTGTGGCGTTCTACTCGGCGACGCTCCTCCAAGATGTTGACGACGCCATCCAGTTTGAGGTCAGCATTGGAAACTACGGCAATAAATTTGACTACAGCTGCCTCCCTCTGGCCTCAACAACGCAGTTCAGCAGGGCCGTGTTTGACG GTTGTCAATACTATTACCTCCCATGGGGAAATGTGAAGCCGGTGGTGGTACTGTCTTCGGCGTGGGAAGACATCGCTCCACGGATTGAGGCTCTCAATATGCTGCTGGCTATCCTCCACAGACTT GAGGCCAATCTGCAGCGGGTGGAGCTAGAAGTAAAAGCAGGAAGCGACATGGACGTGCTGGAGGAGAGGGTAATGGAGATGTTAGATCAGGTGATCACAGACTGCAG TCAGGAGCTACCGTCTCTCCAGGACTGGCCGTGTGCCACCCCTTTGGACCGCTCACTCCGACACGTTCGCACTCTGCACCTGCAGCAAATCCTGGCGGCGGCACTGGCCTTCAAACACGGGCCAGCCACAGAGCTTTCAGCCGTCATGGAGCAGGCGGAGGACTGGAGCAGCCGACTGAGGAACTTAGCTGAGGAG CCTCAGAACAGTCTCCCTGACATCGTGATATGGATGCTGCAGGGCGAGCGAAGAGTGGCGTACCATCGCATCCCGGCACACAGCGTCCTCTTCTCTGAACGCCACCGTGGCAAACACTGTGGACAGTTGCAGACTGTCTTTCTCAAA TATCCACAAGGAAGCTCCGCTGAGGCCAAGCTTCCCGGTCAGCTCAGGATCAAAGTGTGGTTCGGACTGGCTGCAGATAACAAACACTTCAACCAGTGCACTGAAGGGAAACTGTCTGTGTTTACAGAAACG TATGAGAACCAGACCCGCCTTGCTCTTGTGGGCAGCTGGGGAACTGCAGGTCTCACCTGCCCTAAGTTCAGCGACGTGACGGGAAGGGTAAAACTGCCCAAGGAGAGTTTCAAACCCTCTCCTGGCTGGACCTGGGCCGGAGACTGGTACATCAGCCCTGAGAGGAC ACTGTTGTTTGATGTGGACGCCGGTCACATGACATTCACAGAGGAAGTTTTCGAAAACCAGATGAGGTTACCTGGTGGCCAATGGATTGGCATGCCTGAAGGATACACTGATGTG AATGGCGAAAAGGCAGTGCCAAAAGACGAAGTGGAGTGCCCCCCGGGCTGGGTGTGGGAGGAGCCTGAGTGGAGTGAAGATCTCAACAGGGGCGTAGATGATCAAG GCTGGGAGTACGGCAACACCATCCCACCAGACCGCCGGCCCAAGTCATGGGTCCCTGCAGAGAAGATGTATCACACCAACAGAAGGAGGCGATGGATACGCTTGAGAAGGCGCGACCAGAAAAAGATGGAGGCTCTCAGAAAG CAACATCCAGATGAGGCTGAGAGGGAGGGCTGGGAGTACGCTTCACTGTTCGGCTGGAAGTTCCACCTGAAGCCGAGGAAGACGGACAGCTTCCGCCGGCGCAGGTGGCGGTACCGCATGGAACCCCTAGAGAAGACAGGACCAGCGGCCATCTTTGCACTGGAGTGCTCATTG AGCAGCATAGAAGACAAACATGACGACAAGTTCGTCACCACCACGTTTGGCGTCAACAGACCTACAATTTCCTGTTTCTTTGAGC ATGGGACCCGCTACCACCTGCGCTGCTATTTGTACCAAGCTAGACAACTGCTGGCTATGGACAAGGACAGTTTCTCTG ACCCCTATGCCATCGTGTCTTTCCTCCATCAGTCCCAGAAAACGGTGACGGTGCGTAACACCCTTAACCCCACCTGGGACCAGACGCTCATCTTCTACGAGGTGGAGATTTTTGGCGACCCCGAGGCCACGATGGCTAGCCCCCCTCATGTGGTGGTGGAACTTTATGACCAGGACACATAC GGGGCAGATGAGTTCATGGGTCGCTGTGTGTGCTTGCCTTCACTGACCCGCTCGCCCGGCCTGGCCTGGTTCCCCGTTCACCTAGGAAACAAGGACGCTGGTGAACTTTTGGCAGCGTTTGAACTCATACGCAGAGAGAAG GCTGCAGTTTACCACATTCCAGGTCAAGAA GCTGACGTTTTGACCTCCAACCATGTTCTGAATGAG TTGATGTTCCCAGCATTTCTCAATGAAAACCTGCAGCAATGG CCAGACGAATCAGATCTTCCGTGCCTACCCCCTCAGAGGGAGCCGAATGTCTTCATGCTGCCTCAGGGGATCAAACCTGTCCTGCAAAGAACCGCCATTGAG GTGTTGGCGTGGGGAGTTCGCAACCTGAAGAGCTTCCAGTTGGCCAGCGTCACCTCGCCAAGCCTGCAGGTGGAATGTGGCGGCACTACGGTCCAAAGCTGCGTCATCAGAAACTTGAAAAAGAAAGCAAACTTTGATGTCAACACACTCTTCATCGACGTG AGACTCCCCGTGGTGGAGCTCTACATGCCCCCAATCGTCATCAAAGTCATTGACAACCGTCAGTTTGGCCGGAAGCCCATTGTCGGCCAGTGCACCATCCGCTCCCTGGAGAGGTACCGATGCTGCCCAGAGGATGAGGATGGGGGCCGGGCAGAGGCAGATGAAAACCAAG GTCAGATCCCCCATGTGGTCAGTGGCGATGCCTTCATCACTGTTGACGATGAAGAGCCGCTCATCTCACATCAG GAAGAAGAATTCATAGACTGGTGGAGCAAATTCTACGCATCCACTGGAGAAACAAGGAAGTGTGGGATGTACCTGGAACGAGGCTTGGACACTCTGCAG GTGTACGACAGAGAGTTGGAGAAAGTGGAGGCTTTTGAGGGTCTTTCAGATTTCTGTCAAACCTTCAAGCTGCAGCGAGGAAAGACGCAGGAGGAAGGACAAGATCCATCAGTGGTGGGAGAGTTTAAG GGTATGTTTAAGATCTATCCCCTGCCGGAGGACCCCTCGGCGCCTTTACCCTCAAGACAATTCAGGAAGCTTCCTCCTAACGGTGTGGAGGAGTGTTTGGTCCGCGTCTATGTCATCCAGGCTCAAGGACTGCAGCCCAAAGATGCCAATGGAATG tGTGACCCTTATGTGAGGATCTCACTGGGGAAGAAGACCATCAACGACCATGAAAATTACATCCCCTGCACACTGGAGCCTGTCTTTGGAAA GATGTTCGAGTTGAGCTGTTCCCTTCCCCAAACTAAGGACCTGCGGGTAATGCTGTACGATCACGATGTTCTCACCAAGGACGAAAAGATTGGTGAGACGGTGATTGACCTGGAGAACCGCTTCCTGTCCAAATTTGGAGCCGGTTGCGGGCTGCCCATGTCTTACTCCCT CTCGGGCGTCAACCAGTGGCGAGACCAGCTCACTCCCAGGCAGCTGCTGTCCAGAGTGTGTGAGCGGCGGAACCTGCGCAAGCCCGTCTATCGCAAAGACACGGTCCATTTCAGAGGGGTGCAGTACAGTGCTGTCGACCTCG AGGATGGTCACATGTCCAGACACCACTTGGGCCCGGTTGAGGAGCGTTTGTCGCTCCACATCCTAAGAGAAATGGCTCTGGTTCCGGAACACGTGGAGAACCGAGCGCTGTACAGCCCGCTGCAGCCTGACATAGAGCAG GGACGTCTATTGATGTGGGTGGACCTGTTCCCCAAGTCTTTGGGACCACCCGGACCCCCCTTCAACATCACACCGCGCAAAGCAAAGAC GTTTTTACTGCGTTGCATTATCTGGAACACCAGTGATGTCATTTTGGATGATGTCAGCGTCACTGGGGAGAAGATGAGTGACATATACGTGAAAGG ATGGCTGGATGGACACGAATACAACAAGCAGAAGACAGACGTCCACTACCGTTCGCTGGACGGAGAAGCAATCTTTAACTACAGATTTGTCTTTCCTTTCCTCTACCTACCCGCGGAGCAGCTAAGTGTGGTTGACAGGAAG GAACATTTCTGGAGTTTGGACAAAGCCGAAACTAAACTGGCTCCGAAACTGACCATCCAGGTGTGGGACAATGACAAGTTCTCCTTCGACGACTACTTGG GTCACCTGGTGATGGACCTCAATTACATGATGCGTCCAGCCAAGTCGGCGGAGAAGTGCGACTTGGGTCTGCTGGAGCAGCCAAGCCAGCAGCTGGTGTCTCTGTTTGAGCAGAAGACCGTTAAAGGATGGTGGCCTTGCAGCCGCGAGCAAGACGGACGCAGAATACTAGCT GGCAAGGTGGAGATGTCTCTGGAGATTGTGACGGAACAAGAACATGAGGAGAGACCAGCAGGTTTGGGTCGAGACGAGCCCAACATGAATCCTCACTTGGAAGAACCTCT GCGTCCGGAGACCTCTTTCCTGTGGTTTTCGTCCCCCTACAAGACGCTCAGGTTCATCTTGTGGAGACGCTTCAAGTGCTTCATCGTGCTGTTTATTATCCTCTTCCTCATCTTCCTCTTCCTTGGGGTCTTCCTCTACTCCTTCCCG AACTATGCTGCCATGAGGATGGTGGGCCCGTTTGGACCGGCACGGTCC